Within Mycobacterium heckeshornense, the genomic segment GACAAACGACTGGGCGAACTGCTCGAGGCGCACCCGGACACCCCGATCTTCACCAGTTTCCCCGGCATCGGACCGGTCACCGCCGCCGTGTTGATCTCCGAAATGGGTGAGGAGCGCAGTCGTTTTCCTTCGGCGCCGTCATTGTTGGCAGAGACCGGCTTGGCTCCGGTCACCAAGGTGTCCGGGCGCACACGTCAGGTTCGCTTCCGCTACGCCGCCAACCGGCGGATGCGGCACGCCATCGACTGGTGGATGTTCGTCGCCGTCCGTGAAGACCTCTGGTCGGCCGACATCTACCAACACGCCCGCGCCGCCGGCCAACCACACCATCGTGCCCTGCGTGGCCTGGGCGCCCGCTGGTGTCGCATCTTGTGGCGCTGCTGGCACGACCACAACCCCTACGACCCGGCCATCCACCACCGCGCCACCGCCGCCTAACAACCCCACCCCGCCCCCGCGCTGAGCAAAGTCAGCCAGCCGCGGCGATCAATCATGCCCACGACCCGAGGTTGACAGCGGGAGTCTGCTGTGATACACAGCGACTCGCTGGCGAATGTCGCCATGTGCGCTGTCACAAGTGCGCGGACCTCGCCTCCTACGGTTGCGTCACCGTAGGTTACGGTTCCGTCGCCGTAGGTTACGGTTGCGTACCTTACCCCGGGTCGTACACACTGCGTTCAGATTCGCCACGGGAAGGGAAAACCGGTGGGGCACTACATCTCCAACGTCCGTGATCTGCAGTTCAACCTCTTCGAGGTGCTCAACATCGGCGAGGTCCTCGGCGCGGGTCGCTATCGCGATCTCGACGTCGACACGGTCCGCGCGATGCTCGACGAAGTCGCTCGTTTCGCCGAGGGCCCGGTTGCCGAGTCGTTCGCCGACGCCGACCGCAACCCACCGGTCTTCGACCCGAAGCGCCACACCATCGACGTGCCCGCCGAATTGGCCAAATCGGTGCAGGCCGTCAAAGACGCCGGGTGGTGGCGGATCGGCCTTGCCGAACAAATCGGCGGCGTTCCCGCCCCGGCCCCGCTGACGTGGGCGATCAACGAAATGCTGCTGTGCGCCAATCCGTCTGCGGGGTTCTTCTATAGCCTGGGCCCGGCGATGGCCAACGCACTCTACCTGGAGGGCACCGAAACCCAGAAGCGCTGGGCCGCAATGGGCCTGGAGCGCGGCTGGTCGGCCACCATGGTGCTGACCGAGGCCGATGCGGGCTCCGATGTCGGGGCAGCCCGGACCAAGGCCATCGCCCAACCGGATGGGACGTGGCACATCGAGGGTGTCAAGCGGTTCATCTCCGGTGGCGACGTGGGCGACACCGCCGAGAACATCTTCCATCTCGTGCTTGCCCGGCCGGAGGGCGCCGGGCCGGGCACCAAGGGTTTGAGCCTTTTCTATGTGCCCAAGTACCTGTTCGACCCGCAGACTCTTGAACTTCGTTCCCGCAACGGGGTCTTCGCCACCGGGCTGGAACACAAGATGGGTCTGAAGTCCTCACCGACCTGCGAGTTGACTTTCGGCACCAACGGATTACCCGCCGTTGGCTACCTAGTCGGCGGCATACACAACGGCATCGCGCAGATGTTCACCGTGATCACCCACGCCCGCATGACGATCGGTGTCAAGGCCGCCGGCACGCTGTCAACCGGATACCTCAACGCGCTGGCCTTCGCGAAACAGCGCGTGCAGGGCGCGGATCTGACCCGGATGGCCGACAAAACCGCGCCGCGGATCACGATCATCCATCATCCGGATGTTCGCCGCAGCCTGATGACCCAGAAGGCCTACGCCGAGGGTCTGCGCGCGCTCTACATGTATGCAGCCGCGCACCAGGACGATGCTGTCGCACAACATGTTTCGCGTGCCGACCCCGACATGGCGCGCAGGATCGCCGAGCTGTTGCTGCCAGTAGTCAAAGGCGCGGGCTCAGAGCGGGCCTACGAAATCCTGACCGAATCGCTGCAGACGCTGGGCGGGTCGGGCTATTTGTCCGACTACCCCATTGAGCAGTACATCCGCGATTCCAAGATCGACTCGCTTTACGAGGGCACCACTGCCATCCAGGCGCTGGATTTCTTCTTTCGCAAAATCGTCCGCGACCGCGGCGAGGCTCTCGAGCAGGTGGCCTCCCAGATCAGCCGCACCATCGATGCCTGCAATGAGACGTTGAGAGAACCCGCAGAGCTGCTTCGTACCGCGCTTGATGATGTCAGGGCGATGACGGCCAGCCTGACCGGATACCTGATGGCCGCTACGCAACAACCCACGGAAATCTACAAAGTCGGGCTCGCGTCGGTGCGATTCCTGCTTGCCGTCGGCGACTTGCTATCGGCTGGCGGCTGCTGGCACACGCCGACATCGCACACGCCGCTTTGGGTAACGGGCCGACGAGCAAAGACGAGCCGTTCTATCAGAGCAAGATCGCTACCGCAGCGTTCTTCACCAAGAACATGCTGCCGAACCTGACCGGATTGCGCCGCATCATCGAGTCGCTCGACGACCAGATCATGCGGCTTCCCGAGGCCGCCTTCTGAGGGTTGCGCGAAGCGTATACACAGCACTTCACCGGGGCGCAGCCAATACAGCTGCGCCATCGAGGGTGAAACCCGCCGCTACAGTGGGTACCCGTTCGCACAGGGGGGACTGTACAAAGAACGGTGTAACTGCTGAGAAGTAGGAGATTCTCAATGAAGTTGTCAAGCCGCCGCGGCGGTAGGTGCGGGCTGGTATGCCGTGCCGTCGCGGAGCATGGCCCATACCACGTTGAGGCGGCGGCGCGCCAAAGCGAGGACGGCTTGGGTGTGGGTTTTGCCTTCGGATCTTTTGCGGTCGTAGTAGGTGCGCGAGGCGGCGTCGGTGCGGATGGCGATTTGGGCGGACAGGTAGCAGGCGCGCAGCAGGCGGCGGTGGTAGCGGCGGGGGCGTTTGAGGTTGCCGCTGATGCGCCCGGAGTCGCGGGGTACCGGGGCCAGTCCGGACACGCCGGCGAGGCGGTCGACGGAGTCGAAGCCGCATATGTCGCCGCCGGTGGCGGCGAGGAACTCGGCGCCGAGCACGACACCGAAGCCGGGCATGCTCAAGATGATTTCAGCGTGGCGGTGGCGGCGAAATCGCTCCTCGATCATCGTCTCGGTGTCGTCGATTTCGATGTCGAGGGCCATCACCTCCTTAGCCAGGCGAGCCACCACGGTGGCAGCCAGGTGTTGTCCGGGCACGATGGTGTGCTGGGCGTTAGCGGCCGCAAGGGCTTTGGACGCGACAGCATCGGCATTGCGGGCCTTACGTTTTCGCAACCAGGCGGCCAGCTCAGCAGCACCGGCGCGGCGCAGCCCGTCAGGCGTTTGATAGCCGGTAAGCAAAATCAACGCGGCCTTGCTGGTGCTGTAGTCAAAGGCGCGTTCCAGGGCGGGGAAGTATTCCAGCAGCTGGGCCCGCAGCCGGTTGATCGCCCGGGTGCGATCGGCCACCAAATCAGCGCGCCGGCTGGTGAGGATGCGCAGTTCCACCGCGATCTCGTCGCCGGGTCGCAACGGCTGCAGGTCGCGGCGCATCCGGGCCTGATCGGCAATGATCGCGGCGGGGCGTGTCATTCCATCTGTGTAAGTCCGGGGTGGTCCATCATCGGACCGCCGTTCGGGCGGACAGAAGGAGTGTTTTGTGACGAAGCTCATGGAGTCGGCGGGCAAGGAGATGTCGGCGGCTCGCCGGCTGGCGGAGACGTTTTCGGCCGAGACCCTGGATTCGCTGATCAAGGACGCGGTGAAATCGGGGACCCCGATCGACGGGGCGGACGGTTTGCTGACCGAGTTGACCAAGGCGGTGCTCGAGCGGGCCTTGCAGACCGAAATGACCCACCATTTGGGGTATGAATCCGGTGACCCGGCCGGCCGCGGGTCGGGCAATTCTCGCAATGGGTCTTCACCGAAGACGGTGACCACGGTCAACGGCCCGGTGGATATCGCGGTGCCGCGCGACCGCAACGGCACTTTTGAGCCGGTGATCGTGCCCAAAAGGGCGCGCCGGCTGGGCAACATCAATTCGGTGGTGCTGTCGCTGTATTCGCGCGGCATGACCACCCGCGATATCGAGGCACATCTGGCCGAGGTGTACGGAGCCAAGGTGTCACGAGAATTGATCTCCAATATCACCGAGGTGGTGGTCGATGAGATCAAGGCCTGGCAATCGCGCCCACTCGATGAGGTCTACCCGATCCTGTATATCGACGGGCTGCGGCTGCGCATCGCCGACAACGGGGTGGTGGGCACCAAGGTGGCCTATCTGGCCATCGGCGTGGACCTCGACGGGCGTAAACACGCCCTGGGCTGCTGGATCCAAGACAGCGAGGGCGCACGGTTTTGGCAGAAGGTCGAGCCCGTCATGATTTCTGTGTAAGTCTGAGGTGACTTGACAACGAGTTATATTTTAACACAACGGAATCCGTCCAGGGAACAGTTTCGCCAGGGTGTTAAGCGCCACAGTCCAGTTGTAGGTTCCCGTCCCCGAATAGCCTCCTCTGTGGCTGGAGATGTTGCGCAACCCCAAGTACAGCAACTTGATCGCAGAGTCCTTGTCCGGGAAATGTCCGCGGTTCTTGGTGATTTTGCGTAGCTGGAAATTGATGGACTCGATCGCGTTTGTCGTGTACACGATCTTGCGTAGTTCCACCGGGTAATCCAGGAAGGCAATGAACTCTGGCCAGGCGCCCCGCCACACGTCGATCGCGCCGGGGTATTGCGCACCGAAATCGCGGTCAAACTCTTTGAGCGCGAGCTCAGCGGCATCTACGGTGGGCGCCGAATAGATGGCCCGCATCGACGAGGCGACCT encodes:
- a CDS encoding IS110 family transposase encodes the protein MTRPAAIIADQARMRRDLQPLRPGDEIAVELRILTSRRADLVADRTRAINRLRAQLLEYFPALERAFDYSTSKAALILLTGYQTPDGLRRAGAAELAAWLRKRKARNADAVASKALAAANAQHTIVPGQHLAATVVARLAKEVMALDIEIDDTETMIEERFRRHRHAEIILSMPGFGVVLGAEFLAATGGDICGFDSVDRLAGVSGLAPVPRDSGRISGNLKRPRRYHRRLLRACYLSAQIAIRTDAASRTYYDRKRSEGKTHTQAVLALARRRLNVVWAMLRDGTAYQPAPTAAAA
- a CDS encoding transposase, translated to MSRDRQRILDMQVDTENRLRSILDAYHPCPLHLFSALDRDITLSFIRSYPTPVQAGRITAARMGAFTSRHGYSGRHKPETLVARMQPHLLSASDGTVAGKALAAKAFTEQLALLNTHLRAHDKRLGELLEAHPDTPIFTSFPGIGPVTAAVLISEMGEERSRFPSAPSLLAETGLAPVTKVSGRTRQVRFRYAANRRMRHAIDWWMFVAVREDLWSADIYQHARAAGQPHHRALRGLGARWCRILWRCWHDHNPYDPAIHHRATAA